TCAAGTCTATAAAATTTTCTATAGTAAGATTTTCAGCCCTCTCTGTTTCTTTTATACCAACTTCATCTAAAATTTTTCTTAGTTCATCTTTAGATATTTCTAAAGCTGTAAAATTATTTAACAGATTTTTTCTCTTATTAGCAAAAGCAGCTTTTACATATTTAAAAAATTTATCTTCAGCTACAAGTTTTTTGTACTTATCATCTTTATAAAGTTTTATAGACATAAAAGCTGAATCTACCTTAGGAATAGGTATGAAAGCTTCTTTAGGTATGGTAAACAGATACTCAGCTTTACCAAAATATTCTACTGCTAGAGTGAGAACACTTCTTTCCTTACCTTTTCTAGCACATATTCTTTCAGCAACTTCTTTTTGTACCATTATATATATTTCATCTATTACATCTCTATTTTCAATTAGCTTATTTATAATTGGTGAAGTTATATAATATGGAATGTTAGCAACAACTTTTGTTCCTGTTGTTATATATTTTTTTAAATCAGTTTCTAAAACATCATTCATTACAAGAGTATATTTAGGATTTTCATTAAATTTTTTTCTCAATATTTTTTCTAAATCTCTGTCTATCTCAACAGTAACTACTTTTTGAGCTCTATCCAAAAGAAGTGCTGTCAATGCCCCTTCTCCAGGTCCTATTTCCAGAACAGTATCATTTTCATTTACAGATGATACCTCCATTATTTTTTTTAAAACTTCTTTTTGGTCAGTAAGAAAATTCTGACCAAATTTTTTTTTATGTTTAAAGGACATTCTTTCCTCCACCTATTTTTTTACTACCATTCCTACATATGGCAGATTTCTATGATACTGAGCATAGTCTAACCCATACCCCACTACAAATTCATCAGGAATTTCAAAACCAACATAATTTCCTTTAATATCAACTTTTCTTCTGCTTGGTTTATCCAAAAGTGTGCATATTGCTACATTTTTTGTTCCTTTAGATTCTATAAATTCTCTCACATATTTTAAAGTAAGTCCTGTATCAATTATATCTTCAATGATAAGTACTTCTTTGTCTTTTAAATCAAAATCAGTATCTTTTAATATTTTTACTATCCCAGTACTGTCAGTTCCATTTCCATAGCTTGATACACTCATAAAATCAATTACTAAAGGTACATCTATCTCTTTTATAAGATCACTCATAAAAATGACAGAGCCTTTTAATAATCCTAAAACTATTACCTCTCTACCCTTATAATCTTTTTCTATTTCAGCAGCAAGTTCCTTTATTCTTTTTTCTACTGCTTTTCTTGGTATCAACGTTTCTATTGTATAATCCAATTATCTCTCCTCCTAAAATTATATGCTTAAAACATATACTTTAAAACAAAATCATTCACTGTATTTTAACATTTACTCCAGCATTTATCAAGTAATTATTGATATTTTATGCTTCTTATGTTATTATCAAATAGTATCTATATGTATTATTATAAGATTAAATTTTCAGGGAGGAATAATGAATAAAAAGTCAATATGTTTCTCTTTTCTTACTTTAATGGCTATCATTTTAATCGCTTTCTTTTCATTTAAGATATTTGAAAAAATATATTTTAATGAAACTTTCTATTCTGTTCCAGACTTAAAAACTCTGACTGTAGCTGAAGCTGAAAAAATGTTGGAAAGTAATGAACTGAATATCAGAAATATGGGTGAAGAGTTCTCTGAACTTCCTGTTGGAGAGATATTTCTTCAAGAACCTGAAGCTGGAAATGTTGTAAAGAAGAATAGAAACATCAAAGTATGGATAAGCAAAGGGGAAGCCCTTGTAGAGGTTCCTGAATTAAAAGGAATGAACTTTTTGGAGGCCAAGGCTATTGCTGAACAAAAAGGGCTCATTGTAGACAGAGTTGCTACTACAAAAGCTAACATTGCATATAATGAAGTAATATCAACTGATCCTGCAACTGGTACACTTCTCAGAAGAGGACAGAAAATATCTTTTCTTATCAATGGTTCTGAACAGCTTATGGATGTAAGAGTTCCTGATATTATTGGTATTGAAATAAATAAAGCCAAAGAAATTCTTACAGAAAATTCCCTTCTTATTGGTAAAATAACTTATGTATCGTTTCCAGAAATAGAAAAAGATTTAGTTATTGAAACAAGTGTTTTAGCTGGAAGAAGAGTCTCTGCTGGTACAGTAATTGATATAAAAGTAAATAAAGAAAACTAGTAAGTTGCTTTAAGGAGGAATAAAAATTAGAGGAATAGTCATAAACAAAATACAGGGATTTTATTATGTAAAATCTAATGAAAAAGTATATGAATGTAAGTTAAGAGGAATTTTAAAAAGAAAAGAGAATAAACATAATTGTGTAGTGGGAGACATTGTAGAATTTTCAGAGGATAA
The Fusobacterium sp. DNA segment above includes these coding regions:
- the rsmA gene encoding 16S rRNA (adenine(1518)-N(6)/adenine(1519)-N(6))-dimethyltransferase RsmA, with product MSFKHKKKFGQNFLTDQKEVLKKIMEVSSVNENDTVLEIGPGEGALTALLLDRAQKVVTVEIDRDLEKILRKKFNENPKYTLVMNDVLETDLKKYITTGTKVVANIPYYITSPIINKLIENRDVIDEIYIMVQKEVAERICARKGKERSVLTLAVEYFGKAEYLFTIPKEAFIPIPKVDSAFMSIKLYKDDKYKKLVAEDKFFKYVKAAFANKRKNLLNNFTALEISKDELRKILDEVGIKETERAENLTIENFIDLIAVFEKNKVRLK
- the hpt gene encoding hypoxanthine phosphoribosyltransferase codes for the protein MDYTIETLIPRKAVEKRIKELAAEIEKDYKGREVIVLGLLKGSVIFMSDLIKEIDVPLVIDFMSVSSYGNGTDSTGIVKILKDTDFDLKDKEVLIIEDIIDTGLTLKYVREFIESKGTKNVAICTLLDKPSRRKVDIKGNYVGFEIPDEFVVGYGLDYAQYHRNLPYVGMVVKK
- a CDS encoding PASTA domain-containing protein encodes the protein MNKKSICFSFLTLMAIILIAFFSFKIFEKIYFNETFYSVPDLKTLTVAEAEKMLESNELNIRNMGEEFSELPVGEIFLQEPEAGNVVKKNRNIKVWISKGEALVEVPELKGMNFLEAKAIAEQKGLIVDRVATTKANIAYNEVISTDPATGTLLRRGQKISFLINGSEQLMDVRVPDIIGIEINKAKEILTENSLLIGKITYVSFPEIEKDLVIETSVLAGRRVSAGTVIDIKVNKEN